One Vigna radiata var. radiata cultivar VC1973A unplaced genomic scaffold, Vradiata_ver6 scaffold_327, whole genome shotgun sequence DNA segment encodes these proteins:
- the LOC106754645 gene encoding RING-H2 finger protein ATL54 produces MANKLRKLFPDETTTSNQTQTQDCYGLCDPVCPYNCYTNQDYFLSPPPPFVSPSTQVNHISSYLIIIGTLFAVIFVVIGFYVIKVKCYAAWCGWRLNGSLPSQSDTNTDEFLHENQVDHPVWLIATVGLQHSVINSITVCKYKRNEGLVEGTECSVCLNEFQEEETLRLLPKCNHAFHIPCIDTWLRSHTNCPLCRAGILSNSVTSEAPVSNLEQENANLGRNQDTLLENSRNEGLLNSNTVAGESSEALELVDESNSKDRVHDQTQNHHVLDIEIHTEMRSVSTTESEIHHVVDDHKHDETHLQGVNRRKQEQDVDYHPKMCKTMRRCSSIEECLHLSPVSMKRSFSCNGRILTSRGCMTLNPMLHSSLLEFSIC; encoded by the coding sequence ATGGCCAACAAACTCAGAAAACTCTTCCCAGATGAAACAACAACCTCAAACCAAACCCAAACACAAGATTGCTATGGCTTATGTGACCCTGTATGCCCTTACAACTGTTACACTAACCAAGACTACTTCTTATCTCCACCACCACCATTTGTTTCACCATCAACACAAGTTAACCACATATCCTCCTATTTGATCATCATCGGTACTCTCTTCGCTGTCATTTTTGTTGTCATAGGTTTCTACGTGATCAAAGTGAAGTGCTATGCTGCATGGTGTGGATGGAGGCTCAACGGATCCCTTCCTTCTCAATCAGACACCAACACGGACGAGTTTCTCCATGAGAACCAAGTTGACCACCCCGTGTGGCTCATTGCCACGGTGGGGTTGCAACATTCAGTCATAAACTCAATCACGGTGTGCAAGTACAAAAGAAACGAAGGGTTGGTTGAAGGAACCGAGTGTTCGGTGTGTTTGAACGAGTTCCAAGAGGAAGAGACCTTGAGACTCTTGCCAAAGTGCAACCATGCTTTTCACATCCCTTGTATCGACACTTGGTTGAGATCACACACCAATTGTCCTCTTTGTCGTGCAGGTATTCTCTCTAACAGTGTTACTTCTGAAGCACCCGTGTCGAATTTGGAGCAAGAAAATGCGAATTTGGGAAGAAATCAAGACACCCTTTTGGAAAATTCAAGGAATGAAGGCTTGTTAAACAGCAACACGGTTGCAGGGGAATCAAGTGAAGCACTAGAGTTGGTTGATGAATCAAATTCTAAGGATCGGGTGCATGATCAAACTCAGAACCATCACGTTCTGGATATTGAGATTCACACAGAAATGCGGTCTGTTTCAACCACAGAATCTGAAATCCAtcatgttgttgatgatcataAGCACGATGAAACACATTTGCAAGGTGTTAATCGACGGAAGCAAGAGCAAGATGTTGATTACCACCCAAAAATGTGTAAAACAATGCGTCGTTGTTCCTCTATTGAAGAGTGTTTACATTTGAGCCCGGTATCCATGAAAAGATCATTCTCCTGCAATGGAAGGATTCTAACTTCCAGAGGTTGCATGACTCTAAACCCTATGCTCCATTCATCCCTGTTAGAATTTTCAATCTGTTAG